In Falco biarmicus isolate bFalBia1 chromosome 7, bFalBia1.pri, whole genome shotgun sequence, a single window of DNA contains:
- the PLEKHD1 gene encoding pleckstrin homology domain-containing family D member 1 isoform X1 → MFASKSSSVSPSPSMEQADSDALDISTKVQLYGVLWKRPFGRQSAKWSRRFFIIKESFLLYYAESEKRNFESNKYFNIHPKGVIPLGGCIVEPREEPNMPYAIRISHEDFHGNIVLAAESEFEQAQWLEMLQESGKVTWKNAQLGEAMIESLEAQGLQLAKEKQEYLDKLMEETEELCLQREQKEELERLNQVLEAEKHQFEEVVRELRLEQEQIKRELEITARSLKGVEEEKKELRSLTQSLQKTLEELSQEKQQMLEMLEENESQLPPPTSPRKEQSPIQGLHCSLQQIEEKMQQLLEEKLLAEKRMKENEKRSRALEEEREFYSAQSQALQNSLSELTAEKQQTERDLKAEVKVRMDLEKRLREAEEALQSLEQGLSSLDCNKEKEEKMKADVSNLRKFFEECIRNAELEAKMPVIMKNSVYIHKAATRRIKSCRFHRRRTSASWNDLKQSHSFIFSHAEAENIEELKEAAKRLSRDQHFRETLYQIMRSQKDSASGDEK, encoded by the exons GTTCTTCATCATTAAGGAAAGTTTCCTGCTCTATTATGCTGAGAGTGAGAAGAGAAATTTTGAAAGCAATAAATACTTCAATATCCACCCCAAG GGTGTCATACCCCTGGGAGGCTGCATCGTGGAGCCCAGAGAAGAGCCCAACATGCCTTATGCCATAAGGATCTCACATGAAGACTTCCAT GGTAACATTGTTCTAGCAGCTGAATCAGAGTTTGAGCAGGCTCAGTGGCTGGAGATGCTACAGGAGTCTGGAAAAGT GACCTGGAAGAATGCCCAGCTGGGAGAAGCCATGATCGAGAGCCTGGAAGCCCAAGGACTGCAGCTGGCCAAGGAGAAACAGGAATACTTAG aTAAGCTaatggaagaaacagaagagctgtgTCTGCAGAGGGAGCAAAAGGAG GAACTTGAGCGTCTGAACCAGGTCTTGGAAGCAGAGAAGCACCAGTTTGAAGAGGTGGTACGGGAGCTgcggctggagcaggagcagatcAAACG GGAGCTAGAGATCACAGCCCGCTCCCTTAAAGGagtggaggaagaaaagaaagagttgCGAAGCCTGACACAGTCTTTACAGAAAACCCTAGAG GAGCTCtctcaggaaaagcagcaaatgctggagatgctggaagaaaatgagagCCAGCTCCCACCTCCAACCAGCCCCAGAAAGGAGCAAAGTCCCATCCAGGGActgcactgcagcctgcaaCAGATTGAAGAGAAGATGCAGCAACTTCTGGAGGAGAAACTCCTGGCAGAGAAAAG GATGAAGGAGAATGAGAAGCGGTCCCGAGCACTGGAGGAGGAGCGGGAATTTTACTCTGCCCAGTCACAAGCGCTGCAGAACTCGCTCTCGGAGCTGAcggcagagaagcagcagactGAGAGAGACCTCAAG GCTGAGGTGAAGGTGCGCATGGATCTGGAGAAGAGACTGAGAGAAGCTGAGGAAGCATTGCAGAGCTTGGAGCAAGGCTTGAGTTCTCTGGATTGCaacaaggagaaagaggagaagatGAAAGCAGATGTCAGTAACTTGAGAA AGTTCTTTGAAGAGTGTATCCGCAATGCCGAACTAGAGGCCAAGATGCCCGTGATCATGAAGAACTCTGTGTACATCCACAAGGCTGCCACTCGTCGCATAAAGAGCTGCCGCTTCCACCGCCGGAGAACCAGTGCTTCATGGAATGACT tgaagcagTCCCACTCCTTCATCTTCTCACATGCAGAAGCTGAAAACATTGAGGAACTGAAAGAAGCAGCCAAAAGACTAAGCCGGGACCAGCACTTCAGGGAAACTCTCTATCAGATCATGAGGTCACAAAAGGATTCTGCTTCGGGTGATGAAAAGTGA